From the genome of Streptomyces sp. NBC_01260, one region includes:
- a CDS encoding menaquinone biosynthesis decarboxylase: MAYDDLRSLLRALEREGELKRIKAEVDPYLEVGEIVDRVNKAGGPALLFENVKGSSMPLAMNVFGTDKRLLKALGLKSYSEISDKIGGLLKPELPHGFVGVREAFGKLGTMVHVPPKKVKAENAPVQEVVLTGDDVDLDRLPALFTWPKDGGSFFNLGLTHTKHPETGVRNLGLYRLQRHDRRTIGMHWQIHKDSRNHYQVAARRGERLPVAIAFGAPPAVTYASTAPLPGDIDEYLFAGFIQGKRIEMVDCKTVPLQVPANAEVVIEGWLEPGKTLPEGPFGDHTGFYTPQEPFPALTIDCVTMRRRPLIQSIVVGRPPTEDGPLGRATERFFLPLLKIIVPDIVDYHLPESGGFHNCAIVSIDKKYPKHAQKVMSAIWGAHMMSLTKLIVVVDSDCDVHDLHEVSWRALGNTDYARDLTVAEGPVDHLDHASYQQFWGGKAGIDATKKWPEEGYTRDGGWPDMVESDPDTAAKVDRRWKEYGL, encoded by the coding sequence ATGGCTTACGACGATCTTCGATCCCTTCTCCGGGCTCTGGAGCGCGAGGGCGAGCTCAAGCGCATCAAGGCCGAGGTCGACCCCTACCTGGAGGTCGGTGAGATCGTCGACCGGGTGAACAAGGCCGGCGGGCCCGCGCTGCTCTTCGAGAACGTCAAGGGCTCCTCGATGCCCCTGGCCATGAACGTGTTCGGCACCGACAAGCGGCTCCTCAAGGCGCTCGGGCTGAAGTCCTACTCCGAGATCAGCGACAAGATCGGCGGGCTGCTCAAGCCCGAGCTTCCGCACGGCTTCGTCGGGGTCCGGGAGGCCTTCGGCAAGCTCGGGACGATGGTCCACGTACCGCCCAAGAAGGTGAAGGCCGAGAACGCCCCGGTGCAGGAGGTCGTCCTCACCGGCGACGACGTGGACCTGGACCGGCTGCCCGCGCTGTTCACCTGGCCCAAGGACGGCGGCTCGTTCTTCAACCTGGGTCTCACGCACACCAAGCACCCCGAGACCGGCGTACGGAACCTGGGGCTCTACCGGCTCCAGCGCCACGACCGGCGCACCATCGGGATGCACTGGCAGATCCACAAGGACAGCCGCAACCACTACCAGGTCGCCGCCAGGCGCGGTGAGCGGCTGCCGGTCGCCATCGCCTTCGGGGCGCCGCCCGCGGTGACGTACGCCTCCACCGCGCCGCTGCCCGGGGACATCGACGAGTACCTGTTCGCCGGGTTCATCCAGGGCAAGCGCATCGAGATGGTCGACTGCAAGACCGTCCCGCTCCAGGTCCCGGCCAACGCCGAGGTCGTCATCGAGGGCTGGCTGGAGCCCGGGAAGACGCTGCCCGAGGGGCCGTTCGGCGACCACACCGGCTTCTACACGCCGCAGGAGCCGTTCCCCGCGCTGACCATCGACTGCGTGACGATGCGCAGGCGTCCGCTGATCCAGTCGATCGTGGTGGGCCGGCCGCCGACCGAGGACGGGCCGCTGGGGCGGGCCACCGAGCGGTTCTTCCTGCCGCTGCTCAAGATCATCGTGCCGGACATCGTGGACTACCACCTGCCCGAGTCCGGCGGTTTCCACAACTGCGCCATCGTCTCGATCGACAAGAAGTACCCGAAGCACGCCCAGAAGGTGATGAGCGCCATCTGGGGCGCGCACATGATGTCGCTGACCAAGCTGATCGTCGTGGTGGACTCCGACTGCGACGTCCACGATCTGCACGAGGTGTCCTGGCGGGCGCTCGGCAATACGGACTACGCGCGGGACCTGACCGTCGCCGAGGGGCCCGTCGACCATCTCGACCACGCCTCCTACCAGCAGTTCTGGGGCGGCAAGGCCGGTATCGACGCGACGAAGAAGTGGCCCGAGGAGGGCTACACCCGGGACGGGGGCTGGCCGGACATGGTCGAGTCCGACCCGGACACGGCGGCGAAGGTCGACCGCCGGTGGAAGGAATACGGACTGTGA
- the mqnE gene encoding aminofutalosine synthase MqnE yields the protein MDAGLKRELEQKVRAGERLTREDGIALYESDDLAWLGGLAHEVRTRKNGDVVHFNVNRHLNMTNVCTASCAYCSFQRKPGEKDAYTMRIEEAVRLAKAMEGESLTELHIVNGLHPTLPWRYYPRSLSALKEALPEVSLKAFTATEIHHFETISGLSASEILDELIEAGLESLTGGGAEIFDWEVRQHIVDHATHWEDWSRIHRLAHEKGLKTPATMLYGHIEEPRHRVDHVLRLRELQDETGGFQVFIPLRYQHDFVDMKDGKIRNKLQARTTMATGAEALKTFAVSRLLFDNVPHVKVFWVMHGVQTAQLALQHGADDMDGSVVEYKITHDADNYGTPNKLGRDDLLDLIRDAGFRPVERNTRYEIIREYPGPDAERRESPQPMRV from the coding sequence GTGGACGCGGGACTCAAGCGCGAGCTGGAGCAGAAGGTCCGGGCCGGCGAGCGGCTGACCCGCGAGGACGGGATCGCGCTCTACGAGTCCGACGACCTGGCGTGGCTGGGCGGTCTGGCCCATGAGGTGCGTACGCGCAAGAACGGCGACGTCGTCCACTTCAACGTCAACCGTCACCTCAACATGACGAACGTGTGCACCGCGTCGTGCGCGTACTGCTCTTTCCAGCGCAAGCCGGGCGAGAAGGACGCGTACACGATGCGCATCGAGGAGGCCGTCCGCCTCGCGAAGGCGATGGAGGGCGAGAGCCTCACCGAGCTGCACATCGTCAACGGGCTGCACCCCACCCTGCCGTGGCGCTACTACCCGCGTTCGCTGAGCGCGCTGAAGGAAGCGCTGCCCGAGGTCTCCCTCAAGGCGTTCACCGCCACCGAGATCCACCACTTCGAGACCATCTCCGGGCTCTCCGCCTCCGAGATCCTCGACGAGCTGATCGAGGCCGGTCTGGAGTCGCTGACCGGTGGTGGCGCGGAGATCTTCGACTGGGAGGTCCGTCAGCACATCGTCGACCACGCCACCCACTGGGAGGACTGGTCGCGGATCCACCGGCTCGCGCACGAGAAGGGTCTCAAGACCCCCGCGACGATGCTGTACGGGCACATCGAGGAGCCCCGTCACCGCGTCGACCACGTGCTGCGGCTGCGTGAGCTCCAGGACGAGACCGGCGGCTTCCAGGTCTTCATCCCGCTGCGCTACCAGCACGACTTCGTGGACATGAAGGACGGCAAGATCCGCAACAAGCTCCAGGCGCGGACGACGATGGCGACCGGCGCGGAGGCGCTCAAGACCTTCGCGGTCTCCCGGCTGCTCTTCGACAACGTCCCGCACGTCAAGGTCTTCTGGGTGATGCACGGTGTGCAGACCGCCCAGCTCGCGCTCCAGCACGGCGCGGACGACATGGACGGCTCGGTCGTCGAGTACAAGATCACGCACGACGCGGACAACTACGGCACGCCGAACAAGCTCGGCCGTGACGATCTGCTGGACCTGATCCGCGACGCGGGCTTCCGGCCCGTCGAGCGCAACACCCGGTACGAGATCATCCGCGAGTACCCCGGCCCGGACGCGGAGCGGCGCGAGTCGCCGCAGCCCATGCGGGTCTGA
- a CDS encoding MarR family winged helix-turn-helix transcriptional regulator → MTTEPTPRAVTAPDDRAAPTPEDLLEPLAVVVRGHHDDLTAVAARHGLSTSQARALIALNEPMPMSALAAHLVCDASNATGLISRMETRGLVGRAPAPGDRRSKVASRTPEGTRLARTIRAEMHAVHGALEALTPQERTALLPLLNRLGQLLYV, encoded by the coding sequence ATGACCACCGAACCGACGCCCCGCGCCGTCACTGCTCCGGACGATCGAGCCGCCCCCACCCCGGAAGACCTCCTGGAGCCGCTGGCCGTCGTCGTCCGCGGCCATCACGACGACCTCACCGCCGTCGCCGCCCGCCACGGCCTGTCGACCTCGCAGGCCCGTGCGCTGATCGCGCTCAACGAACCCATGCCGATGAGCGCGCTCGCGGCCCACCTCGTCTGCGACGCGTCCAACGCCACCGGCCTCATCAGCCGCATGGAGACCCGCGGACTGGTCGGCCGCGCCCCCGCCCCGGGCGACCGCCGCTCCAAGGTCGCGAGCCGCACCCCCGAGGGCACCCGGCTCGCCCGCACGATCCGCGCCGAGATGCACGCCGTGCACGGTGCGCTCGAAGCGCTCACACCGCAGGAGCGCACAGCACTGCTGCCCCTGCTCAACCGGCTGGGGCAACTGCTGTACGTCTGA
- a CDS encoding UbiX family flavin prenyltransferase — protein MSQQQRQPWIVGVSGASGTPFAAAVLRGLLAAGESVDLVVSRASRLTLLDETGIAFRDAHWQEDLRGWLARGADGKPRTFEVELSGVRHWAAGDLAAGPSSGSYPAKGMLIVPASTACVAGVALGLSKDLLQRAASVTLKERRKLVVAVRETPLNGQTLKHLVALDEAGAVVLPASPAFYAGATHIQDLVDFVAGRVLDAAGVPHQLYRRWEGELGGGSRG, from the coding sequence GTGAGTCAGCAGCAGCGACAGCCTTGGATTGTCGGGGTTTCAGGCGCTTCGGGCACACCATTCGCCGCTGCGGTGCTGCGCGGTCTGCTGGCCGCGGGGGAGAGCGTCGATCTGGTGGTGAGCCGGGCGTCGCGGCTGACCCTGCTGGACGAGACCGGGATCGCGTTCCGTGACGCGCACTGGCAGGAGGACCTGCGCGGCTGGCTGGCGCGGGGTGCGGACGGCAAGCCGCGCACCTTCGAGGTGGAGTTGTCCGGTGTACGGCACTGGGCCGCCGGTGATCTGGCCGCCGGGCCGTCCTCGGGGTCGTACCCGGCGAAGGGGATGCTGATCGTCCCGGCCTCGACGGCGTGTGTGGCCGGGGTGGCGCTCGGGCTCTCGAAGGACCTGTTGCAGCGGGCCGCGAGCGTGACGCTCAAGGAGCGGCGGAAGCTGGTCGTCGCGGTGCGCGAGACCCCGCTCAACGGGCAGACGCTGAAGCATCTGGTGGCCCTGGACGAGGCGGGCGCGGTCGTGCTGCCCGCCTCTCCGGCGTTCTACGCGGGTGCGACGCACATCCAGGACCTGGTGGATTTCGTCGCGGGGCGGGTGCTGGACGCGGCAGGGGTGCCGCACCAGCTGTACCGCCGCTGGGAGGGAGAGCTCGGTGGCGGCTCCCGTGGCTGA
- the mqnP gene encoding menaquinone biosynthesis prenyltransferase MqnP: MSAAEATLGSEPAQPNSKVKAFLRLVMIEHSVFALPFAFIAALTAMFQDDESIHWATLLLVTIAMVGLRTFAMAANRIIDREIDARNPRTAGRELVTGAVSVRSAWTGALVAVVVFLGAAALLNPLCLALAPLAVIPMVVYPYGKRFTNYPHAILGIAQAMGPVGAWLAVTGSWSWDAVILGLAVGIWIGGFDLIFACQDVQADRAHGVLSVPARFGIPGALWGARVCHAVTTGLLVWFGLATEAGLFYWIGMVIVAVAFVYEHRVVRPHDLSRLNRAFFSVNGFIGMALFACALLDLLVRGLTV; the protein is encoded by the coding sequence GTGAGCGCCGCCGAAGCGACTCTGGGCTCCGAGCCCGCGCAACCGAACAGCAAGGTCAAGGCGTTCCTGCGGCTCGTGATGATCGAGCACTCGGTCTTCGCGCTGCCCTTCGCGTTCATCGCCGCGCTGACCGCGATGTTCCAGGACGACGAGTCGATCCACTGGGCGACCCTGCTGCTCGTCACCATCGCCATGGTCGGGCTGCGCACCTTCGCGATGGCCGCGAACCGGATCATCGACCGGGAGATCGACGCCCGCAACCCCCGTACCGCCGGCCGTGAACTGGTGACGGGCGCGGTGTCGGTGCGCTCCGCGTGGACGGGGGCGCTCGTCGCCGTCGTCGTCTTCCTCGGTGCGGCGGCGCTGCTGAACCCGCTCTGTCTGGCGCTCGCGCCGCTCGCGGTGATCCCGATGGTGGTCTATCCGTACGGGAAGCGGTTCACGAACTACCCGCACGCGATCCTGGGGATCGCCCAGGCCATGGGGCCGGTCGGTGCCTGGCTGGCGGTGACCGGGAGCTGGTCGTGGGACGCGGTGATCCTGGGGCTGGCCGTCGGCATCTGGATCGGCGGCTTCGACCTGATCTTCGCCTGCCAGGACGTGCAGGCCGACCGGGCCCACGGGGTGCTCTCGGTCCCGGCGCGGTTCGGCATTCCGGGCGCGCTCTGGGGCGCGCGGGTCTGCCACGCGGTGACGACCGGCCTGCTGGTCTGGTTCGGACTGGCCACCGAGGCGGGGCTCTTCTACTGGATCGGCATGGTGATCGTCGCCGTGGCCTTCGTGTACGAGCACCGGGTGGTGCGGCCGCACGATCTGTCGCGGCTGAACCGGGCGTTCTTCTCGGTCAACGGGTTCATCGGAATGGCCCTGTTCGCGTGTGCCCTGCTGGATCTGCTGGTGCGGGGCCTGACGGTCTGA
- a CDS encoding GntR family transcriptional regulator, translating into MPLLKYEQIAESLRIRISEGEFGPGDLLPSGRDLCEQWAVSRATVIKAMDVLRGDGLVAARQGTGFTVVETPVARPVGRRFAGSSRVSGGSPFRRLGAPGKEEPPRRVAEAMGLGTGALALRRDRLMLLDDGSPLSLVTAWFPESVSDRCPRLAQKGPIAEGTTHYVARTLGRSPVQGADVTSVRLASASEAESLGLSGPVAVAVVLHTASDDAGEVLVCEEGVTPGHLWEQIESYPMGGRSGE; encoded by the coding sequence GTGCCGCTACTCAAGTACGAGCAGATCGCCGAGTCCCTGCGCATCAGGATTTCGGAGGGCGAGTTCGGGCCGGGTGATCTTCTTCCCTCCGGGCGCGACCTGTGCGAGCAGTGGGCGGTGTCGCGCGCCACCGTCATCAAGGCGATGGACGTCCTGCGTGGCGACGGGCTTGTCGCGGCCCGGCAGGGCACGGGGTTCACGGTCGTGGAGACCCCGGTGGCCCGCCCGGTGGGCCGGCGATTCGCCGGATCGTCCCGGGTGTCCGGCGGGAGCCCCTTCCGGCGTCTGGGGGCGCCGGGGAAGGAGGAGCCGCCCAGGCGGGTGGCCGAGGCGATGGGGCTCGGCACCGGGGCCCTCGCTCTTCGCCGTGACCGGCTGATGCTGCTCGACGACGGCTCGCCGTTGTCGCTGGTCACGGCCTGGTTCCCGGAGAGCGTGTCGGACCGCTGCCCGAGGCTCGCCCAGAAGGGGCCGATCGCGGAGGGCACCACGCACTACGTGGCGCGGACGCTCGGCAGGTCTCCGGTCCAGGGGGCCGATGTGACCTCGGTCCGGCTGGCCTCCGCCTCCGAGGCCGAGTCCCTGGGGCTCAGCGGACCGGTCGCCGTGGCGGTCGTCCTTCACACGGCGAGTGACGACGCGGGCGAGGTGCTGGTGTGCGAGGAGGGTGTGACGCCCGGGCACCTCTGGGAGCAGATCGAGAGCTACCCGATGGGCGGAAGAAGCGGCGAATAG
- a CDS encoding Lrp/AsnC family transcriptional regulator: protein MDAVDRQLIQALRENGRASYAELGRLVGLSGPSVTDRINRLETAGVITGYRATVDAASLGLGVTALIGISLSDAADHEDVAHRLKDLAEIEDAWFIAGDDSYMLKVRVGDVDGLEKTIRRLSGTRGVSRTRTTIVLSTKWENRVGDLPEED from the coding sequence ATGGACGCGGTGGACAGGCAGCTCATCCAGGCCCTCAGGGAGAACGGCAGGGCCTCGTACGCCGAGCTGGGGCGGCTCGTGGGGCTCTCCGGGCCCAGCGTCACCGACCGCATCAACCGGCTGGAGACCGCCGGAGTCATCACCGGCTACCGCGCCACCGTCGACGCGGCCTCCCTCGGACTCGGGGTGACGGCCCTGATCGGCATCTCGCTCTCCGACGCCGCGGACCACGAGGACGTCGCGCACCGGCTGAAGGACCTCGCCGAGATCGAGGACGCCTGGTTCATCGCGGGCGACGACTCCTACATGCTCAAGGTGCGGGTCGGTGACGTGGACGGCCTGGAGAAGACCATCCGCCGGCTCAGCGGCACCAGGGGCGTCTCGCGGACCCGTACCACGATCGTGCTGTCCACCAAGTGGGAGAACCGGGTCGGCGACCTGCCCGAGGAGGACTGA
- a CDS encoding PLD nuclease N-terminal domain-containing protein, with protein MLRALIYLLPLALTIYAFIDCLNTPEDEAKHLPKIAWVFIILLFWIVGPIVWLAAGKVREVPADGRTPSEWHRGRRTRWVAPDDNPDFLNSLKDEHKKDESLLKDWEADLRRRENELKRRDSGAGPEESAPPAS; from the coding sequence ATGCTCCGGGCCCTGATCTACCTCCTGCCGCTGGCGCTGACGATCTACGCGTTCATCGACTGCCTGAACACCCCGGAGGACGAGGCCAAGCACCTGCCGAAGATCGCCTGGGTCTTCATCATCCTGCTGTTCTGGATCGTCGGCCCGATCGTGTGGCTGGCCGCGGGCAAGGTGCGGGAGGTGCCCGCCGACGGCCGTACGCCCTCCGAGTGGCACCGCGGCCGGCGCACCCGGTGGGTGGCGCCGGACGACAATCCCGACTTCCTCAACTCCCTGAAGGACGAGCACAAGAAGGACGAGTCGCTCCTCAAGGACTGGGAGGCGGACCTGCGCCGCCGGGAGAACGAGCTCAAGCGGCGCGACAGCGGGGCGGGTCCGGAGGAGTCGGCGCCGCCCGCTTCGTAA
- a CDS encoding rhomboid family intramembrane serine protease yields MNATHTTTGARALVAGAVMLGWVGLLWVLEGIDLATGHSLDSHGISPRDPGELLDIVPAAFLHSGWAHVASNSVPLLVLGFIAALGGLRRFAGVVLTVIVIGGLGVWLTAPANTVTLGASGVVFGLFGYLLVRGFVDRRPLDVVVGVIIAAVYGSLLQGVLPTDPGVSWQGHLFGLIGGAVAAFVLRRGARPLRPSGPAPADPAGHTRTGPFR; encoded by the coding sequence ATGAACGCCACGCACACGACGACCGGAGCCCGTGCCCTCGTGGCGGGCGCGGTCATGCTGGGCTGGGTCGGGCTGCTCTGGGTGCTGGAGGGCATCGACCTCGCGACCGGCCACAGCCTGGACAGCCACGGCATCAGCCCGCGCGATCCGGGCGAGCTGCTCGACATCGTGCCCGCCGCCTTTCTGCACAGCGGCTGGGCGCACGTCGCGTCGAACAGCGTCCCGCTGCTGGTCCTGGGCTTCATCGCCGCCCTGGGCGGCCTGCGCCGCTTCGCCGGCGTGGTGCTCACCGTGATCGTGATCGGCGGCCTCGGCGTCTGGCTCACCGCTCCGGCGAACACCGTCACGCTCGGCGCGTCGGGCGTGGTTTTCGGCCTCTTCGGCTATCTGCTGGTCCGCGGCTTCGTGGACCGCCGCCCGCTGGACGTGGTCGTCGGCGTGATCATCGCCGCGGTGTACGGCTCGCTGCTCCAGGGCGTCCTGCCGACCGATCCGGGTGTCAGCTGGCAGGGCCACCTCTTCGGCCTGATCGGCGGAGCGGTGGCCGCGTTCGTCCTGCGCCGCGGCGCCCGGCCGCTCAGACCGTCAGGCCCCGCACCAGCAGATCCAGCAGGGCACACGCGAACAGGGCCATTCCGATGA
- a CDS encoding class I SAM-dependent methyltransferase: MTAHQVPTGIIEFYTSTINEADRLNVPADGVLEMVRTQELLRRHLPPAPASVLDVGGGPGTHARWLSDDGYRVHLVDPVQRHLTEAGDCGCTVELGDARELSAPDDSYDVVLLLGPLYHLVEAADRMTALAEARRVVRPGGLVAAAGISRYASLFEHTALAHLDSASLQQGIAKILATGSHDGKKGFTEAHFHTGAELEAEMSEAGFTGTRVYGIEGPTWALLKATERHTRESLTQSRMFASALAAARMAEPYPDLLAASSHLLAVGRN, translated from the coding sequence ATGACGGCTCACCAAGTCCCCACGGGAATCATCGAGTTCTACACCTCCACCATCAACGAGGCGGACCGGCTCAACGTCCCGGCCGACGGTGTACTGGAAATGGTCCGGACACAGGAGCTGCTGCGTCGCCACCTCCCGCCCGCCCCGGCATCCGTGCTCGATGTCGGCGGCGGCCCGGGGACTCATGCGCGATGGCTCTCGGACGACGGATACCGCGTCCACCTCGTGGACCCGGTGCAGCGCCATCTCACCGAGGCCGGGGACTGCGGCTGCACCGTCGAGCTGGGCGACGCACGGGAACTGAGCGCGCCGGACGACTCGTACGACGTGGTTCTGCTGCTCGGCCCGCTCTACCACCTCGTCGAAGCCGCCGACCGTATGACCGCCCTCGCCGAAGCCCGTCGTGTGGTCCGGCCCGGCGGGCTCGTCGCCGCGGCCGGCATCAGCCGCTACGCCTCGCTGTTCGAGCACACCGCCCTCGCGCACCTCGACAGCGCCTCGCTCCAGCAAGGCATCGCCAAGATCCTCGCGACCGGTTCGCACGACGGGAAGAAGGGCTTCACCGAGGCGCACTTCCATACGGGCGCGGAACTGGAGGCGGAGATGAGCGAAGCCGGTTTCACCGGAACCCGGGTGTACGGGATCGAAGGTCCCACCTGGGCACTGCTGAAGGCGACCGAGCGGCACACCCGCGAATCCCTCACCCAGTCGCGCATGTTCGCCTCCGCCCTCGCGGCGGCCCGCATGGCCGAGCCCTACCCCGATCTGCTCGCCGCCAGTTCCCATCTGCTCGCCGTGGGGCGCAACTGA
- a CDS encoding GNAT family N-acetyltransferase: MALTFELDPTFDKSLRDGIAALWTDVSNAGGAVGFVPPVTVEDVRPDLVKHLTAMAEERARLLVGYDEEGAVAATAFLTRNTHRLMAHWVWLYTVMVHPRHQGRGYGRALLAAAADAARTIGGVEAIRLTCRGGTGADRFYASCGYKEVGRVPGAIRVAEGDDRDDISMLLPLG, from the coding sequence ATGGCACTTACTTTTGAGCTGGACCCCACCTTCGACAAGTCCCTGCGGGACGGTATCGCCGCGCTCTGGACCGATGTGTCCAACGCAGGCGGCGCGGTGGGTTTCGTACCGCCCGTCACGGTCGAGGACGTCCGGCCCGATCTGGTCAAGCACCTCACCGCCATGGCCGAGGAGCGCGCCCGGCTCCTCGTCGGCTACGACGAGGAGGGCGCCGTCGCGGCCACGGCCTTCCTCACCCGCAACACGCACCGGCTGATGGCCCACTGGGTCTGGCTCTACACGGTGATGGTCCACCCCCGCCACCAGGGCCGCGGATACGGGCGCGCCCTGCTGGCCGCGGCCGCCGACGCCGCGCGCACCATCGGGGGCGTCGAGGCCATCCGGCTCACCTGCCGGGGCGGTACGGGGGCCGACCGGTTCTACGCCTCCTGCGGCTACAAGGAGGTCGGGCGGGTGCCGGGGGCGATCCGGGTGGCCGAGGGGGACGACCGCGACGACATCAGCATGCTGCTGCCGCTCGGCTGA
- a CDS encoding aldehyde dehydrogenase family protein → MVAALAPVESPAETVDRLRTTFRTGRTKSLDWRTDQLRRLRALLTEHGDELADALHADLGKSRKEAYRTEIDFTVREIDHTLEHLADWLRPEPAPVPARLGGAKAHTVQDPLGVVLVIAPWNYPLQLLLAPVVGALAAGNAVVAKPSELAPATSAAVARLLPRCLDEDAVAVVEGAVPETTALLAERFDHIFYTGNGAVGRIVMAAAAKHLTPVTLELGGKSPVFVDRDTDLKAVAGRLAAGKFLNAGQTCVAPDYVLTDPGTGAALADALATAVEELYGADASTHPEYGRIVNRRHFDRLTGLLGSGRTVTGGTYDRDAKYLAPTVLADVAPDAPVMREEIFGPVLPIISVDGLDEAIAFINDRDKPLALYAFTESDTVRERLVAETSSGAVGIGLPLAHLTVSDLPFGGVGESGMGSYHGRYSLETFSHRKAVLDTPLAS, encoded by the coding sequence ATGGTCGCCGCGCTCGCCCCCGTCGAGTCCCCGGCCGAGACCGTCGACCGTCTCCGCACCACCTTCCGCACCGGCCGCACCAAGAGCCTCGACTGGCGCACCGACCAGCTCCGGCGGCTGCGCGCGCTGCTCACCGAGCACGGTGACGAACTCGCCGACGCGCTCCACGCCGACCTCGGCAAGAGCCGCAAGGAGGCGTACCGCACCGAGATCGACTTCACCGTCCGCGAGATCGACCACACGCTGGAGCACCTGGCCGACTGGCTGCGGCCCGAGCCCGCCCCCGTACCGGCCCGGCTGGGCGGGGCGAAGGCCCACACCGTGCAGGACCCGCTCGGTGTCGTCCTGGTCATCGCGCCCTGGAACTACCCGCTGCAGCTGCTGCTCGCCCCGGTCGTCGGCGCGCTGGCCGCCGGCAACGCCGTGGTGGCCAAGCCGAGCGAGCTGGCGCCCGCGACCTCCGCCGCCGTCGCCCGGCTGCTGCCGCGCTGTCTGGACGAGGACGCGGTCGCCGTCGTGGAGGGGGCGGTCCCCGAGACCACCGCGCTGCTCGCCGAGCGCTTCGACCACATCTTCTACACCGGCAACGGTGCGGTGGGCCGGATCGTGATGGCCGCCGCGGCGAAGCACCTCACTCCGGTGACGCTCGAACTGGGCGGCAAGTCACCGGTCTTCGTCGACCGGGACACCGACCTGAAGGCGGTCGCGGGCCGGCTGGCGGCCGGCAAGTTCCTGAACGCCGGCCAGACCTGCGTCGCCCCCGACTACGTACTGACCGACCCGGGGACCGGCGCCGCCCTCGCGGACGCGCTCGCCACCGCCGTCGAGGAGCTGTACGGGGCGGACGCCTCGACGCACCCGGAGTACGGACGGATCGTGAACCGGCGCCACTTCGACCGGCTGACGGGCCTGCTCGGCTCGGGCCGCACGGTGACCGGCGGGACGTACGACCGCGACGCCAAGTACCTCGCCCCGACCGTGCTGGCCGACGTGGCACCGGACGCGCCCGTGATGCGGGAGGAGATCTTCGGCCCGGTGCTGCCGATCATCTCGGTGGACGGCCTCGACGAGGCCATCGCGTTCATCAACGACCGGGACAAGCCGCTCGCGCTGTACGCGTTCACCGAGTCGGACACCGTACGCGAACGGCTGGTCGCCGAGACGTCGTCGGGCGCCGTCGGGATCGGGCTGCCGCTGGCCCATCTGACCGTGTCGGACCTGCCGTTCGGCGGGGTCGGCGAGAGCGGTATGGGCAGCTACCACGGCCGCTACTCGCTGGAGACGTTCAGCCACCGCAAGGCGGTCCTGGACACCCCTCTCGCCTCATGA
- a CDS encoding nucleoside deaminase, translating to MSTTGAPGRDAAWLATALDEARAGLAEGGIPIGAALYGADGALLGRGRNRRVQDGDPSMHAETAAFRAAGRQRSYRGTTMVTTLSPCWYCSGLVRQFGISRVVIGEAGTFRGGHDWLARHGVEIVLLDDADCLDLMRGFVRGNPALWSEDIGED from the coding sequence ATGAGCACCACCGGCGCCCCCGGCCGGGACGCGGCGTGGCTGGCGACCGCCCTCGACGAGGCCCGTGCCGGTCTCGCCGAGGGCGGCATCCCGATCGGCGCCGCCCTGTACGGGGCGGACGGTGCGCTGCTCGGCCGGGGCCGCAACCGCCGGGTGCAGGACGGCGATCCGTCCATGCACGCGGAGACGGCCGCGTTCCGGGCCGCCGGGCGGCAGCGCTCGTACCGGGGCACCACGATGGTGACGACGCTGTCCCCCTGCTGGTACTGCTCGGGTCTGGTGCGCCAGTTCGGGATCTCGCGGGTGGTGATCGGTGAGGCCGGGACGTTCCGCGGCGGGCACGACTGGCTGGCCCGGCACGGGGTGGAGATCGTGCTGCTCGACGACGCCGACTGCCTCGATCTGATGCGCGGCTTCGTGCGCGGGAATCCCGCGCTGTGGAGCGAGGACATCGGCGAGGA